One region of Roseicitreum antarcticum genomic DNA includes:
- a CDS encoding dihydroorotase, protein MSALDLVIAGGDVLLPDGLHRVDIGIAGGRIVGLHAPGHAPNATEVIDATGQTVLPGIVDIHFHVRAPAYPERGTVASETRAAAAGGVTTLFEMPISKPCCSTPAEFTRRRDHFSENAVIDFALYAAPGDLTEATRDEMIRLGAIAFKIFTTPAPAGRGDEFDGLAFPDEADQLRALRLLAGTGRPVVVHAESASLLAHFAALAASLDPAEAATHGLSRPAVCESVAVAKLLVMNMSAQAKLHIAHVTSAETVRVLRAFAGTSDFTAETCPQYLFMTEEDVARVGVYGKVNPPIRHQSDQDALWQAIADGVINYVTTDHAPFSRAEKEASEGDFPNAPPGVPGIEFMLPAMLDAVAGGRLTLKRAHELICSNGAKRYGLYPQKGAILPGSEADLVFVDLLGETVMAASTLKTHAREVAHLLEGRRLRGCVTRTILHGKTVYHQGEVTGQGGQGAFVLPLPSE, encoded by the coding sequence GTGAGTGCCCTTGACCTGGTCATAGCGGGCGGCGATGTATTGCTACCCGACGGCCTGCACCGTGTCGACATTGGGATCGCGGGCGGCCGGATCGTTGGGCTGCACGCGCCGGGCCATGCGCCCAATGCGACGGAGGTGATCGACGCAACGGGTCAGACAGTTCTGCCCGGCATCGTTGATATCCACTTCCACGTTCGCGCCCCCGCCTATCCTGAGCGCGGCACCGTCGCGTCGGAGACGCGGGCGGCGGCGGCGGGTGGCGTGACGACCCTGTTCGAGATGCCGATATCAAAACCCTGTTGTTCGACACCTGCCGAATTCACCCGCCGCCGTGACCATTTCAGTGAGAATGCAGTTATCGATTTCGCGCTCTATGCCGCCCCAGGGGACCTGACCGAGGCGACGCGCGACGAGATGATCCGCCTCGGCGCCATCGCGTTCAAGATCTTCACTACACCTGCACCCGCAGGCAGGGGGGATGAGTTCGACGGCCTCGCTTTCCCCGACGAGGCCGACCAATTGCGCGCGCTGCGCCTGCTGGCGGGTACCGGGCGGCCTGTCGTCGTTCATGCCGAAAGCGCGTCGTTGCTGGCGCATTTCGCAGCTTTGGCCGCGTCGCTCGACCCTGCAGAGGCCGCCACCCACGGCCTGTCGCGACCTGCCGTCTGCGAATCCGTGGCCGTCGCGAAACTACTTGTGATGAACATGTCAGCACAGGCAAAGCTGCATATCGCCCATGTCACCAGCGCCGAGACCGTCCGCGTGCTGCGCGCCTTTGCAGGTACCTCCGATTTTACCGCCGAAACCTGCCCGCAATATCTGTTCATGACAGAAGAAGACGTCGCCCGCGTCGGTGTGTATGGCAAGGTCAATCCGCCGATCCGCCATCAATCCGATCAAGATGCGCTCTGGCAGGCCATCGCGGACGGGGTTATAAACTATGTCACCACTGATCATGCGCCCTTTTCGCGCGCCGAGAAAGAAGCCTCCGAAGGCGACTTCCCGAACGCCCCGCCGGGCGTACCCGGGATCGAATTCATGTTGCCCGCGATGCTCGATGCCGTCGCCGGGGGCCGACTAACGCTGAAACGCGCGCATGAGCTTATCTGTTCCAACGGGGCAAAGCGCTACGGCCTTTATCCACAGAAGGGCGCAATTCTGCCGGGCAGCGAAGCAGACCTTGTCTTTGTCGACCTGCTGGGCGAAACCGTTATGGCGGCCTCGACTCTGAAAACACATGCGCGCGAGGTAGCGCATCTTTTGGAGGGCCGTCGTTTGCGCGGCTGCGTCACGCGGACGATATTGCACGGCAAGACGGTATACCATCAAGGAGAGGTGACCGGACAGGGCGGTCAGGGGGCTTTCGTGCTCCCCCTGCCCTCAGAATGA
- a CDS encoding DUF4438 domain-containing protein, producing MTITTNAADLVSVSILGQVANPSLSGLPAEPYRLDADGRAFLWPTFGGIVYNVSVGDSAFGWSGDCIHPGVSILHPDANKNRGLNVFACVGNTAMVVTGAAKGATGTVTGKSGRFSDQVIVHFDEETRRKLAVDDRITLRSEGVGLSVAECPDVAFKSLSPTLFDKLPKKLESGVLNIGVVAIVPPHMVGAGAGLTSEGGSLHMQSTDRAELAAHGLDKLRLGDVIAIADTDSRYNHGYLRGAMSIGIIGQTDGPRAGYGPGMTVVMTAPAGQLGCYDAQGTNIADILGLRA from the coding sequence ATGACCATCACCACCAATGCCGCCGATCTCGTATCTGTCTCGATCCTCGGTCAGGTCGCCAATCCGTCGCTCTCGGGCCTGCCCGCTGAACCCTATCGCCTCGATGCCGATGGCCGCGCCTTCCTGTGGCCCACGTTCGGCGGCATCGTCTACAATGTGAGCGTCGGCGACAGCGCTTTTGGCTGGTCCGGAGATTGCATTCATCCGGGGGTGAGCATCTTGCATCCCGATGCCAACAAGAACCGGGGCCTCAACGTTTTCGCCTGCGTCGGCAATACCGCAATGGTGGTCACGGGCGCAGCAAAAGGCGCGACCGGCACCGTCACCGGCAAATCAGGGCGGTTTTCCGATCAGGTGATCGTGCATTTCGATGAAGAGACGCGCCGCAAACTGGCGGTGGATGACCGGATCACATTGCGCAGCGAAGGCGTGGGCCTTTCCGTGGCGGAATGCCCGGATGTCGCGTTCAAATCGCTCTCACCCACGCTGTTCGACAAACTGCCGAAGAAACTCGAAAGCGGCGTACTGAACATCGGTGTCGTCGCCATCGTGCCGCCGCATATGGTGGGTGCGGGCGCAGGCCTGACCTCGGAAGGCGGTTCGCTGCACATGCAATCGACCGACCGCGCGGAACTTGCGGCGCATGGTCTCGACAAGCTGCGGCTTGGCGATGTCATCGCGATTGCCGATACCGACAGCCGCTACAACCACGGCTATCTACGTGGTGCGATGTCGATCGGCATCATCGGCCAGACCGACGGCCCCCGCGCAGGCTACGGCCCGGGCATGACCGTGGTGATGACCGCACCTGCAGGGCAGCTCGGATGCTACGACGCGCAGGGCACCAATATCGCCGATATCCTGGGGCTGCGCGCATGA
- a CDS encoding carboxypeptidase M32 has translation MSYTGLIEVMGRVNDFLNASSVLSWDARVMMPRGGSASRSKQLSTLTVAARNLLCSDEVKRALEGAEKDVAGKAADSPEARLVAQVQEAIDWHERIPAELLRRKTELGSEAHAVWAEARRTANFGLFEGALTQMVEINREMAQAIGYEDHPYDALMYRFEPGMTKKGLDTLFAQLREGMLPLVRAIAQAEQPRSEFLRRDYPENQQMAFALKMAEKIGYDLDRGRLDLTVHPFEISFTRNDVRITTRVARNFMQMSLFGALHEAGHGMYEQNVDPAYTRTPLATDLISLYAVGGVSFGAHESQSRLWENHVGRSRAFWANHMDDIRAAHPGLLDDVTPEEFYRAINTSAPSLIRVEADELTYDFHVMLRCELEAKMVDGSLAVADLPEAWNAGMKDMLGVDVPDDAHGVLQDVHWSSGQIGTFCNYTVGNIMAAQLFETATAGDPAIKAGLDAADYAPLRNWLSENVARHGRRFSRDELLEQATGRKLDPAPYLAYLKQKYSEIYALA, from the coding sequence ATGAGTTATACCGGGTTGATCGAGGTCATGGGCCGCGTGAACGATTTTCTGAACGCAAGCTCTGTCCTGTCGTGGGATGCGCGGGTAATGATGCCGCGCGGCGGTAGTGCGAGCCGGTCCAAGCAACTGTCGACGCTGACCGTCGCCGCGCGCAATTTGCTCTGCTCGGACGAGGTGAAACGCGCGCTTGAGGGCGCAGAAAAGGACGTAGCGGGCAAGGCCGCAGACAGTCCGGAGGCGCGGTTGGTTGCGCAGGTGCAAGAAGCCATCGATTGGCACGAACGTATTCCCGCCGAGTTGCTGCGTCGCAAGACCGAGCTTGGCTCTGAGGCGCATGCCGTGTGGGCCGAGGCGCGCCGCACCGCCAATTTTGGCCTGTTTGAAGGTGCTCTGACGCAGATGGTCGAGATCAATCGCGAGATGGCTCAGGCCATCGGCTATGAGGACCATCCTTATGATGCGCTGATGTACCGGTTCGAGCCGGGCATGACGAAAAAGGGTCTCGACACTTTGTTCGCGCAGTTGCGCGAGGGGATGCTGCCGCTCGTCCGGGCGATCGCTCAAGCAGAGCAGCCGCGGTCGGAATTCTTGCGCCGCGATTATCCCGAGAACCAACAGATGGCCTTCGCGCTGAAAATGGCAGAAAAGATTGGCTACGATCTGGATCGTGGGCGTCTGGACCTGACGGTGCATCCGTTCGAAATCTCGTTCACCCGCAATGATGTGCGCATCACCACGCGGGTCGCGCGCAATTTCATGCAAATGTCGCTCTTCGGCGCGTTGCATGAGGCTGGCCACGGGATGTATGAACAGAACGTCGATCCGGCCTATACCCGGACGCCGCTGGCGACCGATCTCATCAGTCTCTATGCCGTTGGCGGCGTCAGCTTTGGCGCACATGAGAGCCAGTCGCGCCTGTGGGAAAATCATGTGGGCCGCAGCCGTGCTTTCTGGGCCAACCACATGGATGATATCCGCGCCGCCCATCCCGGCCTGCTTGATGACGTGACGCCCGAAGAATTCTACCGCGCGATCAACACTTCCGCTCCCAGCCTGATCCGTGTCGAGGCCGATGAGCTGACGTATGATTTCCACGTCATGCTGCGCTGCGAGCTTGAGGCGAAGATGGTGGACGGCAGCCTCGCGGTCGCCGATCTGCCAGAGGCGTGGAATGCCGGGATGAAAGATATGCTGGGCGTCGATGTGCCGGACGATGCTCACGGCGTTTTGCAAGATGTGCATTGGTCATCCGGGCAGATCGGGACCTTCTGCAATTACACCGTCGGAAACATCATGGCTGCACAACTGTTCGAGACAGCAACCGCAGGCGACCCTGCGATCAAGGCCGGTCTCGATGCCGCTGATTACGCGCCCCTGCGCAACTGGCTCAGCGAAAATGTGGCCCGGCACGGGCGCCGCTTCTCCCGCGACGAACTGCTTGAACAGGCCACAGGGCGGAAGCTCGATCCAGCACCCTACCTTGCCTATCTCAAGCAGAAATATTCCGAAATCTATGCGCTGGCCTGA
- a CDS encoding DUF4438 domain-containing protein, with protein sequence MQSPKTNETSLVEMAVSGAITTPAVRPGQYIPHPDGTAAVLPGMFGITYNVRCGDRAFGWAGDHVEPGVSIDDEGDSGRHHALHYLNCIGNEAMVTSGLAAGARGIVIGEHARILVQFDEDAQDLMAPGDRIQIMTKGQGLALSDHPGVALKKMSPRLFHAMGIMEEAGRLQIKVAMELPVRIMGSGAELNSEYVDQDLMSGDRALMAELGIDQMRLGDLIAIRHADHHWGRSYRKGAVSICLCIHGDSIMTGHGPGILTLMTARDGEIDFTIDPAANIATLLDLGAQK encoded by the coding sequence ATGCAAAGCCCGAAAACCAATGAAACCTCTTTGGTCGAGATGGCCGTCAGCGGCGCGATTACCACGCCTGCCGTGCGACCCGGCCAGTATATTCCCCATCCCGATGGTACCGCCGCCGTGCTGCCAGGCATGTTCGGCATAACCTATAACGTGCGCTGCGGCGACAGAGCCTTCGGCTGGGCAGGTGACCATGTTGAACCCGGTGTCTCGATCGACGACGAGGGCGATTCGGGTCGTCACCATGCGCTGCATTACCTCAACTGCATCGGGAATGAGGCCATGGTCACGAGTGGCCTTGCAGCCGGAGCACGCGGGATCGTCATCGGCGAACATGCCCGCATCCTCGTGCAGTTCGACGAAGACGCTCAGGATCTGATGGCACCGGGTGACCGTATCCAGATCATGACAAAAGGCCAGGGCCTCGCGCTCAGCGATCACCCGGGTGTCGCGCTAAAAAAGATGAGCCCGCGCCTGTTTCACGCGATGGGAATCATGGAAGAGGCGGGCCGCCTGCAGATCAAGGTGGCGATGGAGCTGCCGGTGCGGATCATGGGGTCGGGTGCTGAACTCAACTCCGAATATGTCGATCAGGACCTGATGTCGGGCGACCGCGCGTTGATGGCCGAGCTTGGCATCGACCAGATGCGTCTGGGTGATCTCATCGCGATCCGGCATGCCGATCACCATTGGGGCAGATCCTACCGCAAGGGTGCCGTGTCGATCTGCCTGTGCATCCACGGAGACAGCATCATGACCGGCCACGGCCCTGGCATCCTGACCCTGATGACAGCCCGTGATGGCGAAATCGACTTCACCATCGACCCCGCCGCCAACATCGCGACCCTTCTCGACCTGGGAGCCCAAAAATGA
- a CDS encoding amidohydrolase family protein yields MPEPAAWKYQKITKPMFQSDSVNTVFFGRVITCVGDEVIEDGFVHVKDGKIAAVGPRAAAPAGIDTLDTNGKTLMPGMMNSHAHLSWDGIHELSQQSMFDSPEIRAYKAAGNMLKSLRAGITLVRDLGVHDANLFTKQAVAQGIFPGPRLLVSGESIIQTGGHTYWVCREASGADEMRRAVRDQVKRGADLIKIMACHDTLEFTDDELAAVIDEAHRNRLPITAHATYDTCIARVAEAGVDCIEHGGSMSDATIQLLLDRKLPIVTTFSALVIQANEEIARAFGIPEWKIEERKKAVADKSRFDGLVRASKAGVPIVFGTDAGSPAVEHDRIVPELGFMVEVGVCPDNLDALRAITARAAVLNGMGDKLGTLETGKLADMIVVDGKPDQDLNALEKVVMTFIDGKRMHG; encoded by the coding sequence ATGCCAGAACCAGCAGCCTGGAAATATCAGAAGATCACCAAACCTATGTTCCAAAGCGACTCCGTCAATACGGTTTTCTTTGGCCGCGTAATCACATGCGTTGGTGACGAAGTGATCGAAGACGGCTTCGTTCATGTCAAGGACGGCAAGATCGCCGCAGTCGGTCCGCGCGCCGCCGCGCCAGCGGGTATCGACACGCTCGACACCAACGGCAAGACCCTGATGCCCGGCATGATGAACAGCCACGCGCATCTGTCATGGGACGGCATACACGAACTCAGCCAGCAAAGCATGTTCGATTCCCCTGAGATCCGCGCCTACAAGGCCGCCGGAAACATGCTTAAATCCTTGCGCGCCGGCATCACCCTCGTGCGGGATCTTGGCGTGCATGATGCCAACCTCTTCACCAAACAGGCTGTCGCGCAGGGGATATTCCCCGGCCCACGGCTGCTTGTCTCGGGTGAATCGATCATCCAGACTGGTGGACATACATATTGGGTCTGTCGCGAAGCCTCTGGTGCCGACGAAATGCGCCGCGCCGTGCGCGACCAAGTCAAGCGCGGGGCGGATCTTATCAAGATCATGGCCTGCCACGACACGCTCGAATTCACCGATGACGAACTTGCCGCCGTGATCGACGAGGCGCATCGCAACCGCCTGCCGATCACCGCACATGCAACTTATGATACATGTATCGCCCGCGTCGCCGAAGCCGGGGTCGATTGTATCGAACATGGCGGCTCGATGAGTGATGCCACGATCCAGCTTCTGCTCGACCGCAAGCTGCCCATCGTGACGACCTTTTCCGCGCTGGTCATTCAAGCCAATGAAGAGATCGCCCGGGCCTTTGGCATCCCCGAATGGAAGATCGAGGAACGCAAAAAGGCGGTCGCTGACAAGAGCCGCTTCGACGGCTTGGTCCGCGCATCGAAGGCTGGCGTGCCCATCGTCTTTGGCACTGATGCGGGCAGCCCTGCTGTAGAACACGACCGTATCGTGCCCGAGCTTGGCTTCATGGTCGAGGTGGGCGTGTGCCCCGACAATCTTGATGCGCTGCGCGCCATCACTGCGCGCGCCGCTGTGCTGAATGGCATGGGCGACAAACTCGGCACGCTCGAGACTGGAAAGCTCGCCGACATGATCGTCGTTGACGGCAAACCCGATCAGGACCTGAATGCACTCGAAAAGGTTGTGATGACCTTCATCGACGGGAAAAGGATGCACGGATGA
- a CDS encoding pyridoxal phosphate-dependent aminotransferase: MTTSLLLQRTAPRIVEEDGAFRTKMLGIAAGMENVIALGRGDPDFHTPADIVAAAKQALDDNQHHYTGPTGLPALREAIAANLRAEYNLDYGPDEIVVTAGVQESIMLCMLGLVQEGDEVLITSPRFTTYDTAVHLCGGIPVPVPTHARDDFALDPAEIEARITPRTRMFVLVSPNNPTGAVTPPDSIRKIAELAVKHDILVIADEIYAKLIYPPHEHLSLASLPGMKDRTITLNGFSKTYAMTGWRVGYLAAPADFVEKLTEPRHTLSINTCTISQHAALAALTGPQDDMERMYSDYATRRDYLMTALSDAGLGFGAPGGAFYIYTDISATGLKAKAFCEGLLRETGVMVFPGDMFGEPDSDFIRISYLQPLPLIKEAMGRIRGFIDARKAHPHE, encoded by the coding sequence ATGACCACTTCGCTTTTACTGCAACGTACCGCCCCCCGAATAGTCGAGGAAGACGGTGCCTTTCGCACGAAGATGCTCGGCATCGCCGCTGGTATGGAAAACGTCATCGCGCTGGGGCGCGGTGACCCTGACTTTCACACGCCTGCCGACATCGTCGCCGCCGCGAAACAGGCGCTTGATGACAACCAGCACCATTACACTGGCCCGACCGGACTGCCCGCCCTGCGCGAAGCCATCGCCGCGAACCTGCGCGCTGAATACAATCTGGACTATGGCCCCGACGAAATCGTGGTGACTGCCGGTGTGCAGGAAAGCATCATGCTGTGCATGCTCGGGCTGGTGCAGGAGGGTGACGAGGTGCTGATCACCTCGCCGCGTTTCACAACATATGACACTGCAGTGCATCTGTGCGGTGGCATTCCCGTGCCCGTCCCGACGCATGCGCGCGACGATTTCGCGCTGGACCCCGCTGAGATCGAGGCGCGGATCACACCGCGTACCCGGATGTTCGTGCTCGTCTCGCCCAACAACCCGACAGGTGCCGTCACCCCACCCGATTCGATCCGCAAGATCGCGGAACTGGCGGTGAAGCACGACATTCTTGTCATCGCCGATGAGATTTATGCGAAGCTAATCTATCCGCCGCATGAGCATCTGTCGCTCGCCTCGCTGCCGGGGATGAAAGATCGCACGATCACGCTCAACGGCTTTTCCAAGACCTATGCGATGACCGGCTGGCGCGTCGGCTACTTGGCCGCCCCCGCTGATTTCGTCGAAAAGCTGACCGAGCCGCGCCACACGCTTTCGATCAATACCTGCACCATCTCACAGCACGCGGCGCTCGCCGCGCTGACCGGGCCGCAGGACGATATGGAGCGGATGTACAGCGACTATGCCACGCGCCGCGATTATCTGATGACCGCCCTCAGCGACGCGGGTCTGGGTTTTGGCGCGCCAGGTGGGGCGTTCTACATCTATACCGACATTTCCGCGACTGGCCTGAAGGCCAAAGCCTTCTGCGAGGGGCTGCTGCGTGAAACCGGCGTGATGGTCTTTCCGGGCGACATGTTTGGCGAACCCGACAGCGACTTCATCCGCATCTCCTACCTGCAGCCCCTGCCGCTGATCAAGGAAGCAATGGGCCGGATCAGGGGCTTCATTGACGCCAGAAAGGCACATCCGCATGAGTGA
- a CDS encoding M24 family metallopeptidase, translated as MSDLAPLPAAFHARTRDRLRKRAAAAGLDGLLLLRAPNLAYATGLFLSANERPMGLWLPVDGEPILLLPGLERENADGTGISDARFYDEFPGDVPPVLWMLDQIGRRAVAIDTLDAALLDAARARLTRLDLVDHAMQARAIKEPEEVALATEAAGFADLFLRRLYEAAGDIISQGGTEADLMADAMGHARGALSAKHKTTFAGTPMGITASVHSGPRAALPHGAVLERRPRAGETLIAGIGASLGGYHAESGVTLIVGQISAAQRRIMQAMQACNDAAIAACAAGHTCSQANDAALGVLRTAGFSDTIRHRIGHGMGLEGHEAPWLAQGDATPIVPGMIFSSEPGVYRPGVDGYRTIDTMIVTETGVTVPSQFQTETPIDARVITI; from the coding sequence ATGAGCGACCTCGCCCCACTGCCCGCAGCCTTCCACGCCCGCACCCGCGACCGTTTGCGCAAGCGGGCCGCGGCAGCGGGGCTTGACGGGCTTTTGCTGCTGCGCGCGCCGAACCTCGCCTATGCGACCGGGCTGTTCCTCTCAGCCAACGAACGGCCCATGGGCCTCTGGCTGCCGGTTGACGGTGAACCGATCCTGTTGCTGCCCGGCCTCGAACGCGAGAATGCTGACGGCACCGGCATCAGCGACGCACGGTTCTACGATGAGTTCCCCGGGGACGTGCCCCCCGTGCTCTGGATGCTCGACCAGATCGGTCGCCGCGCTGTCGCCATCGACACGCTCGATGCGGCGCTGCTGGATGCCGCACGTGCGCGCCTCACCCGGCTCGATCTTGTCGACCATGCGATGCAGGCCCGCGCGATCAAGGAACCCGAGGAAGTGGCGCTGGCCACCGAGGCTGCAGGCTTCGCCGATCTCTTCCTGCGTCGCCTGTATGAAGCGGCGGGCGACATCATTTCACAGGGCGGGACCGAGGCAGACCTGATGGCCGACGCCATGGGCCATGCACGCGGCGCTCTCTCCGCCAAGCACAAGACCACGTTTGCGGGCACGCCGATGGGCATCACCGCCAGCGTGCATTCCGGCCCACGGGCCGCCCTGCCGCATGGCGCTGTACTTGAACGCAGACCGCGCGCTGGCGAAACACTGATCGCGGGGATTGGGGCCAGCCTTGGCGGCTATCACGCGGAAAGCGGTGTGACCCTGATCGTAGGACAGATATCTGCCGCACAGCGCCGCATCATGCAGGCGATGCAAGCCTGCAATGATGCTGCAATCGCAGCCTGTGCCGCCGGGCACACCTGTTCGCAAGCCAATGACGCCGCGCTAGGCGTACTCCGCACGGCAGGCTTCAGCGACACGATCCGTCACCGGATTGGACATGGCATGGGCCTAGAAGGGCACGAAGCCCCCTGGCTTGCCCAAGGGGATGCGACCCCCATCGTGCCGGGCATGATATTTTCCAGCGAGCCGGGCGTCTACCGCCCTGGTGTCGATGGATATCGCACCATCGACACAATGATCGTGACTGAAACGGGCGTGACCGTGCCCTCCCAATTCCAGACCGAAACACCGATAGACGCGCGCGTCATCACCATTTGA
- a CDS encoding Ldh family oxidoreductase gives MSTPIPMTNVDRDQLRAFVTEGFTALGLTAEDAGIFADALVFSELRFHPGQGQGVARLRRYQERIGNGEVNPRAGWSVIKEGPALALVDAHNGIGTVAAAKAMRLAISKAKENGIGTVIVRNSTHYGSSAVHACQALEHGCVGIAYTNAGPEMAPWGGREGATGTNPWSIAAPSDKGFPVVLDIALTTAGKGMMKWNAREGRKMPLDWALTPDGHETDDPNAAMAGALLGIGGHKGYGLAFMTEAMTGVLSGGGYGLMPYADPGKLDVSHYFQAIDISWFMDPADYARRMGEFVEMCKSRALRPGFGEILVPGEQEARRTAAKSAGGVPIDDVVLADMIALGRELGLSTPLDARGPYRGTTL, from the coding sequence ATGAGCACCCCGATTCCGATGACGAATGTCGACCGCGACCAGTTGCGTGCTTTCGTGACCGAGGGCTTCACCGCGCTTGGCCTCACGGCCGAGGATGCCGGTATCTTTGCCGATGCGCTGGTCTTCTCGGAACTGCGGTTTCACCCTGGTCAGGGGCAGGGGGTGGCCCGCTTGCGCCGCTATCAAGAACGGATCGGGAATGGCGAGGTCAATCCACGCGCGGGCTGGTCTGTCATCAAGGAAGGCCCCGCCCTCGCCCTCGTCGACGCGCATAATGGCATCGGCACCGTGGCTGCGGCCAAAGCGATGCGTCTGGCGATCAGCAAGGCGAAAGAGAACGGCATCGGCACCGTCATCGTGCGAAACTCGACGCATTACGGATCGAGCGCGGTGCATGCCTGCCAGGCGCTCGAGCACGGCTGTGTCGGCATCGCCTATACCAATGCTGGCCCCGAAATGGCCCCCTGGGGCGGGCGCGAAGGTGCCACTGGTACCAACCCCTGGTCCATCGCGGCCCCGTCCGACAAGGGCTTTCCCGTCGTCCTCGATATCGCGCTGACGACCGCAGGCAAGGGCATGATGAAATGGAACGCGCGCGAGGGGCGCAAGATGCCGCTCGACTGGGCACTGACCCCCGACGGCCACGAGACCGACGATCCCAATGCCGCCATGGCGGGCGCGCTTCTGGGGATCGGTGGGCACAAGGGTTATGGCCTTGCTTTCATGACCGAGGCAATGACCGGCGTTCTCTCTGGTGGTGGCTACGGCCTTATGCCATATGCCGACCCCGGTAAGCTCGACGTGTCACATTACTTTCAGGCCATCGACATCTCCTGGTTCATGGACCCTGCTGATTATGCGCGCCGGATGGGTGAGTTCGTCGAAATGTGCAAATCGCGCGCTCTGCGCCCCGGTTTCGGCGAGATCCTCGTGCCGGGCGAACAAGAAGCACGGCGCACGGCGGCTAAATCGGCAGGCGGCGTGCCGATCGACGATGTGGTGCTGGCCGACATGATCGCTCTGGGTCGCGAGCTTGGCCTCAGTACACCGCTCGACGCGCGCGGCCCCTACAGGGGCACCACTTTATGA